Genomic window (Arthrobacter sp. StoSoilA2):
TTGGGAGTGGACGAAGCCAAAGTCACCGACGCATTAAAGGCCTTCAGAGAAGCGAATAAGCCCACCACGCCACCAACCCAAGGCACCGAAGGAACCAAGCCGGACCGGGCGGCTCAGGAAGCAGCCTTGGCCAAGTCCCTGGCCGCAGCCCTGGGCATTGACGAATCCAAGGTCACTACCGCCTTGGAAGAAATTCGTGCTGCCGCCCAGCAGGAGCGAGCCGCTGCCCTCAAGACCCGGCTGGACAAGGCCGTGGCGGACGGCAAGCTCACACAGGCTGAAGCGGATGCCGTGACCAAAGCTGTTGAAGCTGGAGTCATCGGAGGCGGCGGCCACTAAGGCGCTGCCCCCCGGGCAGGAGTAACCACCCCGCGATGCTCCGAAAGCAATAAGGATCCCCTGGACAGCTCCAGGGGATCCTTATCGTTGAGGCCACACAGCTTCTGGAAGAACCGGGAAAATTCTTTTGAGAGGTTGTCGATTTTGCCTCGCACTGTTCGACCCATGGATGAGAAGGTCGAAGGGCGACCTTCCACAACACAGGAGATTGAGTGCAATGGCCAAGTACATGCTGATCATGCGGGCAACCGACGAATCGTTCGCCAAGTTCGAGAACATTGACTTCAACGAAATCCTCGAAGCCATGGGCAAGTTCAATGATGAACTGATTCGCGCCGGGGTGCTCCTGGCTGCAGAAGGACTGGACGATGCAAAGGAAAGCGTCGTGGTCGACTTCACCGGCGACACTCCGGTGGTCACTGATGGTCCGTACGGTGAAACCAAGGAACTGTTTGCCGGTTACTACATCCTCGATGTTGCGTCCAAGCAGGAAGCCGTCGAGTGGGCCAAGCGTGCGCCGATGACCGCGGGCACCAAGACGGAGATCCGACGGGTAACCAGCATCGACGAATTCCCCCAGGACAACGAATGGATCCAAAAGGAGCGGGCTTGGCGCGAACAGACCGGACAGCTCTAGACCGGACGGGCACTCCTTTGGGCAGTACCGGACATGAGCAGTAACTGACGTGAGAACCACCTGACGTGAGCAGTAACTGGCATGAGCAGTAACGAGGCAAGGGCCGCCGTCGAAGCGGTGTGGCGCAGCGAATCCGCCCGTATTGTCGGCGCCCTTGCCCGTTATACCGGAGACTTTCCACTGGCAGAGGACCTCGCACAGGAAGCACTCGCAGAGGCCCTCGTGTCATGGTCTGTCAACGGCGCACCTGCCAATCCCGTGGGATGGCTCCTCACAGCGGGTCGTCGTCGTGCCATCGATACTTTCCGGCGGCGGGCCGCCCTGGACGACAAATATGCGCTGCTTGCGCGCGACCTCACAGAGGAAGAAGCGGGTGTGGATGCGCTGTTCAACCCCCAAACCATAGACGACGACGTCCTGGCCCTGATGTTCATCTCCTGCCACCCCGTGGTGTCCAGGGAAGCCCGCATAGCCATGACTCTTCGCGTTGTGGGCGGCATGACCACGGAAGAGATCGCCAAGGCATTCCTGGTCCCGGTGCCAACCATCCAGGCGCGCATCACCCGGGCCAAGAAGACGCTCGCTGCTGCGCGCGTCCCCTTCGCAGTGCCCGAAGCCGATCAGGTCCCTGAGCGGCTTGGTTCGGTGCTGAATGTCGTCTATCTGATCTTCAACGAAGGAGCCTACGCTTCCGGAGGAGAAAACTGGATGCGGACCGAGCTGGCCAGTGAAGCACGTCGACTTGCCCGAGTGCTGGTCCGCGTGGCACCGGAGCCCGAAGCGTTCGGGTT
Coding sequences:
- a CDS encoding YciI family protein — its product is MAKYMLIMRATDESFAKFENIDFNEILEAMGKFNDELIRAGVLLAAEGLDDAKESVVVDFTGDTPVVTDGPYGETKELFAGYYILDVASKQEAVEWAKRAPMTAGTKTEIRRVTSIDEFPQDNEWIQKERAWREQTGQL
- a CDS encoding RNA polymerase sigma factor, translated to MSSNEARAAVEAVWRSESARIVGALARYTGDFPLAEDLAQEALAEALVSWSVNGAPANPVGWLLTAGRRRAIDTFRRRAALDDKYALLARDLTEEEAGVDALFNPQTIDDDVLALMFISCHPVVSREARIAMTLRVVGGMTTEEIAKAFLVPVPTIQARITRAKKTLAAARVPFAVPEADQVPERLGSVLNVVYLIFNEGAYASGGENWMRTELASEARRLARVLVRVAPEPEAFGLLALMELTAARFPARLNADGQPILLENQDRRRWDQSAIRRGRAALSTAAGSGRGLGAYGLQASIAECHAVAHSVEETDWDRIVVLYEALGRLTPSPIIDLNRAVAVSMASGPAAALDLVDELDRTGELKGSHLLPAVRGELLWRLGRDEEARDAFHQALELCSSGAERVVLERKIKDLQPGQRQ